One genomic segment of Elgaria multicarinata webbii isolate HBS135686 ecotype San Diego chromosome 21, rElgMul1.1.pri, whole genome shotgun sequence includes these proteins:
- the LOC134412095 gene encoding cocaine- and amphetamine-regulated transcript protein-like produces MDRSHLGAVVVLLCLFLVARGGIAGGGRPPQEFPFKHNYQGHEKELLDELQEVLEKLQHKKVSTWEKKFNQVPKCSFGNPCAVRKGARIGKLCDCPRSSACNAFLLKCL; encoded by the exons ATGGATCGCTCCCATTTGGGTGCCGTGGTGGTCTTGCTTTGCCTGTTCTTGGTGGCGCGCGGAGGGATCGCCGGCGGCGGCCGGCCACCCCAGGAATTCCCCTTCAAGCACAACTACCAGGGGCACGAAAAGGAACTG CTGGACGAACTGCAGGAGGTGCTGGAGAAACTGCAGCACAAGAAGGTCTCGACCTGGGAGAAAAAGTTTAACCAAGTTCCCAAG TGTTCCTTCGGCAACCCCTGCGCCGTCAGGAAAGGCGCCCGGATTGGGAAACTCTGCGACTGCCCGCGCAGCTCTGCCTGCAACGCTTTCCTCCTCAAGTGCTTGTGA